GTCAGGTACTGTTTTAGGTGCTAGAAATAAAGTCCTTGTGTTCATAGAACTAACATTCTTGTAGGTACACCTCAGATCATTTTGCTCCCTTATTAAAACTCCTTCAATGGCTTTCCATTGGCCAAAAATGAAAACCCAAAGACCTCTCCTACcaaagtttgaaagtgaaagtgaaaattgctcagtcatgccgactttttgggaccccatggactatacagtccttggaattctccaggccagaatactggagtgggtaacctttccctcccccagaggatcttcccaatccagggatcgaacctaggtctcctgtattgcaggcgaattctttaccagctgagccacaagggaagcccaagaatattggagtcggtagcctatcccttctccaaaccAAAATGTAGATCTATGCTATCCAAaatgtggctactgagcacttgaattGGCTAGCCTGAATTGAAATGTGCTGGAAGTATAAAAGATAAACTTGATTTCATAGactaagaataaaaaataagaatgtgaaaacatttcattaataatttttcatgTTAGTTACATATTGAAATGATAATACTTGGGATATATTAGGTTAAGTAAAATATCCAATAACATTAatttcaggacttccttggtagtccagtggttaagaatccagctgctaatgcaggggacatgggtttgatccctggtctagaagattccacatgctatggggcaactaagctgtGCGCTGCAACTACTAGGCCATGCTCGAGAGCTCACAAGCCGCAACTCctagcctgtgttctagagctcaTGAGccccaactgctgagcctgagTGCTCAAACTACTAAAGTCAGTGTGCCTCAGAGAGAGAAGcaaccacaacgagaagcctgcacaccacaactagagagtagcccctctcgctgcagctagagaaagcctgtgtgcagcaatgaaggcccagtgcagccaaacataaattaaaaacaataaaatttaaaaaaaaaaaaaatttcatttgtttttataaagaatgcttttcttctttataaaaatacttttaataaagaataaaaagaagttactcgaaattttaaaattacatatgtggcttGTACACTTCTATTGGATGGTGTTGCTCTAGGCTATCTGGATTCTGAGTACATCTCTAATCTACCCAAACTCTCTCATCTGATGTTCACAATATCTCAGCCACACTGGCCATTGTCTTTTCTATTAGTTGATATGTTCTTCTTGCcttggctgttccctctgcctagaacaTTCTTCCTTTGGCTCCATCTTAGCTGTTTTTAGGATTCAATTTCAGTGTTACCTTCCCTGACCATGTTATATAAAATAGCTCTTGCCCACTCTCTCAACCTTTATTATTCtctatcatttattattattacttcctTTGGAGTACTTCCCATCCTATTCAagatcttatttatttaaatatcttattGATTAATTGATTGCTTTCCTACCAGAATATAATGTTCAAAGGCTTTTGATTTTGTCTTCTTTATTGCTGAATTTCAGCCTCTAGAACAATGATGAGCACATGGTAGGACCTCAATAGAcagtttaaatgaatgaatgaaagaaattagTCATGACCACACAAAAAGAGTTTGCTAATTCAAATGATCAAAATTTATAATCCAAATcctatttaaatgagaaaatctcAACTGTTTTTTCCCTAGGATTTAATCCCATAGGATTAATAATACTCAAGTCTGTTTGCCTCTCGAAAAATTATAGTAATAGCTTTCATTTGAGTTGTAATTTATAGTTTACCAAGCCTTCTAACATTCATAATTCACTCGATCTTCACAACTCCAtaggtaaatataaaaaatattttaatttttatctcaaGAAGATACCTGAAGATATGTATCTTCTtgagataaaaattaaataaggaaacagaggttcagagGTTTAAGACATTTACTCAAGGGAATAAGGATAGGGCCAAGGCTAAAACCTGACTTTTATTACTGTAAATCTAAGTGTTTCCCCCACTTCCAAAACTACACTGCCATTTTCTGAAAGTTAAAGCAAGTATTTGTTAATGCACTTCGAAAAACTGTAAAGTCATATACAAATGTAAAGTGaattaaaactctttcaaaaaacagtTCTAAGTAACAAATGGTTTTTCAACTGTTCACTGCATGGGTGATAACCACTGCTTGATGCAGCCCACTGAACCTTTTTCTGTGCTTCAGTGTCAACATTCATCTCCCAAACCCAGGGCTATTTGGAATATTGCCACACGTTACCATTTTAAACATGCGATGTCCTTCAGTTTACATTTGCAGATTTCAGTGAAATAGCATCTTCCAATGAAGTCCACTGCACTAAATGGAAAAGTTTAGAGATAGtcaaatgtactttttaaaagaatgttgtgaaaaacacataaagtaaaatttgctattttaatcatttttaagtggacAGTTCATAAGTGTTAAGTGTATTCACATTTTCTTTGTGCAACAAATCTacaaactttttcatcttgcaaaactgaaagtcTATACCAATTAAATAACAATTCCTCATTTCCCTCTTCCCCCAGAACCTGGCCACCACCatactactttctgtttctacaaATCTGACTACTTTAGATACCACAGATAAGTGGAATaataacagtatttgtctttttgtggctgaCTTATTTTTCTTAGCATAACatcttcaaggtccatccatgttgtagcatgtaagAGGCAGGATATCCTTCCTTTTAAAGGATGGATAATATTTCATTTATGCATATATcacattgtttattcattcattgttgTACATTTGGACTGCTTCAACCTCTTGATTATTGCGAACAATAAGAACTTGAGTGTGCAGATATTTCTTCTAGATCTTGCActaaattcttttggatatatactcagaaatggaattgttggatcatatggtaaatctattttcaagtttttcaggAATTGCCATGTTATTTTCCCTGTAGTGGCATCATTTCacgttcctaccaacagtgcactaGGCTTCCAATTTTTCCATACCCTTGCCACAATATGTACTTTGGATTGTGATTTAGCATGAATTTTATAAACTCAAAGAGCTGAAAGGGACACTAAGAGAAATTGTAAGAGAACTATAGTATATGTTGCAagggtaaataaatatttgtgagctCACTATAAATATGACAAACCTTCCATTCAAAAAATCTTATGCATTCATTAGTTCACACACATCTTAGTACATTAATCCAACACCACTGTAAGCCCTACATGGAAGAGTAGTAAAGAGGAAAGACTTGGTCATATTAACAATTCACATATGTGAGCCTTCCTTATAACTATTCTATACTTACCATAGCTAGTGCAAAGACAAATGGGCTAATATTTAAAACTATTGTTTCTGTATGtgttactgaaaagaaaaagcaaaaaatcactgaaattttGCAATAGTAGGGTCCAGATTTATTGTctagtgctttttctttttgcaacacctacacacacagacagaggtAGTTATAATAATCCATTTATCTTTATACTAAATGAGGGCCTCTGGCTTTGCCATTATGCATGACTACACTCAAACCAATGCAGATAAGATTTCAAGGGAGGAAAGTTCACAGCTTtgagtatatttaatttttttaaaagtttctatcaTCATCAtgaaattcattttaaagtaTTCTGTTTATTGGTGTGCTTCCTCTGGCTCTGTGTCCAAAGAAGAGTTGTccatgtatattttggataatttctcttttgcttttgtgaCAAAGTTTCAATAAAGAGTAAAATCTTGAAAACCATGTAAAGGCACATACATGTTGACTATAGAAAGTACCTTTTTGAGTTagaaaaaagtatatttaaatcaAATAAAGTGGCTATTTTTCTAAATAGGAAGCAAATTCTTAAAGATTCTACACCCAAAAGTGGGTAGTGGctgaaaacagaatttaaaaggaTTTAAGTATGCAAACAAATGCATAATATCTAAAGCAGGGCTTATGGGAGACACAGATTATTTTAGGACTGTCTCTATTTCATCCCATAAAGATCTGTATGTCTTGCACATTCAGAATGAGGGAGATCACAAGGAAAGAGTATTGAATTAGGTGGACAACTGATCTGATTCCGCATGCCcactgccaaaaaaataaaaaggtagaaAACCAGGAGATGTTTTTTGGAGTAAAAGtttatgaataaaaacaaaaaaaacttaaatgatCTCTCTTCTCCAGCAGTACTGAGAATCTTGCTTAAATTACCTAGCATCTCAGTCATGGACTTGATCCAGTGAGAGGATGGTTGGGTAGGGCCAGGGATTCAACTTAAGGGATCACATGACTATAATTGAACTAGAAACATTACATCAGGACTGACCACTCTGGTTAAACCACAGACTTTGTCCAGACAGTCTGCCCCCTTAGTTAAACTCCAAGGGGATCATCAGACTGTTGGGAGTGGCTGAAACACCAAAATGATAACCTCCTTGTTGACTGCGAGAGGTTCAAGCCATACACTTTTCCCATTTAGTTAAAGGCTACCGTTGCCCGCCACTAGCATGACTTACTTGGTAGGAGGGATGTCTGTAGAGAAAAGGTCTATTTCAGTGTCAGCCAGCAAAACAGCCTTCATTCCCCTAGAGCTGAGCACTTGTTTACAGAATTTGCAACACAGGATGGACACGCGCCGGTCCTTGAAAGTACAGCTGCTGGTAGACATGGCGTCTCGGAAGGATGAGGTGTGGGATTTTGGAGCAATACCCTCCCTAGTTTGATTCCCCCAGGCTAAAAATCAAATTGTGAGGCCTCGAGTTTTTCTAAGCCCAAAACTTGAGAAGGATAtgagttcttttctgtttttccgtTCGAGGGTAAAAGTAATGTTTATTGAGTAGGAAGAGAGAAGCAACAATCTTGGCTTTCTCTTTAACTTtcggggggaagggagaggagtttGAAGTGAGGAGCAGGCAAACTGCAAGGTGTCTCGGGGAACTTCTCTACAGTTTTCCTGTCCTCTAATCTGAAGGATCGtctgttctttagttccttttgcaATTACTGTAGCTTCTGCTGACAGGCTCTTTTATCCGCAGGTTCCTACTCAAGCCCCCTAGCTCGGAGCGCTCCGATTCCTCTCTCTCTCGGATACGGGGCTAAGGTTCCCAACTCACGTCTCCTCTGTGGAAATCTTTCTCCTCTCCTCAGGATTCAGAAACCCCCTCAGTTTCTCCCACAGGCGAGCCTGGGTATCCCTTAACCCTCCCGCGaccctcctcctctctgccaGTTCGCGAGACCCCGGCTTCACTTCTTTCCTGGCACAGCCCCCAGCCCTCAGCATGCGGGCTCTCGCGTCGCTCCTCCTGCGTCTCCCTCCCCTCAGCTTTCCCTCGTGGCTCCCGCCGATCCCTCAAGTCTTTCCCGAGCGGCCGCTCCAGAGCGCAGGGGGCTGTCGCCGGGGCGGGGCAGAGGTCGCTTTGCGGGCTCGGTCGgcgttgtgggggggggggtctctgCCACCGCACACGTCGCTTTTTGCTCGCTCTTCCGCTCTCGACCTTTCCAACCCGCTGTCAGTTTGAATCGGTCGGCGCCGTGCACCGATTGGGAGAACTCGCGTTAGCCCACGTCCCGCATTGGAAGGCTCGTGAGCCGGCCTCTGAGGCGATCTCAGTGGCCAGGAACGCCGACGCCCCGCCCCAGTAACGGGCCTAGATAAATCTCCGCTTGCTGGTTGGCAGAGCTTGGCCCCGCCTCCGATCTCATTGGCCCGCTTGCTAGGATTGGGCGGGCACGCCCCTCGCCCCCGTGAGAGAACAAGGCTCGCCCACCGCGCTTCTCATTGGCAGACGTTCCACAGGCCCCGCCGCGCTCTACTCTGCATTGGCTAGAATTCTCCGCAACGCTCCGCCTCTCTTTCCCCGGTCCAATCGGCCGCGCCTCCCCTCAGAAGTGTGTGTTTGGCTGTTGGTTCTCTCTTAATCCCGCCCTTCCATTCTACTGTGGGGCTCGGCCTCCCGGGGAGGAGTTTAACTCTGTGACCACGCCTCGACGGTGCTAGTCACACCTCCAGGGTTTcgccagctcctcctcctcattcCTGGCCTCTCGGGATCAGCTGTTCCTATTGGCTGCGGGCCCCATCGGTCGATAGAAAGCGGGCGCTGATTGGCAGGAGGGTGGGCCCTGCTTCCAGCGGGGTCCTGTGGAGTTGGCAGAGGCTCCTCGGGGGACTAGGGGGACCGATCTGCGTAGAAGCGGGTGGCAGGGACGAGAGGGGAGGAGAGCTCCGAGTGGGAAGCGGAGCCGGGGGCGCAGGACCCGTCGCGTCAGAGCCAGGTAAAGGCTCCGtccctctcccttttcttctcgCCCGCCGCGGGACTGGAGCCCGGACTGGACAGACCGGGCGGCAGAGGCGGGAAGGAGAGGGCGCGGATGCGGCTCTCGGCATCGCCCTCGCGCTGCCGCCCGGAACCCCTCAGGCCCCCTCCCTCCGGACCCACTCCCCATCTCCCGGTGCAGCCCACAGTGCTTCTTTAGGGCTGCGTCTCCGCCCTTCGCCGTCCTGCCCGGGACCCTGCCTTGGCTCTCGCGCCGCGGCGCCGTcagctcccagccccctcccccaagccCCCTGCACACGGGCAGCCTCCGTGCACCTTTGGGCAGCCGTCGTTGGCATCATCCGTGACCAACGActgccctctgcctctgtctccaagCCCTGGCGGAGAGCCCAGTCACAGCCCTGGACCCAGAAAGACGGGTGTTCCGCGCTGTTTCCGGGGCTCTTCTCCGGCCTCAGCCCCCCGGCCCGCCCGGAACGGGCCCCTCTTCACGCACTCGCCTTCTTGGACCTGCCTCTGCGAACCCAGAGTTGCTAACATCGTAGCGCCGCCCGTACCACTGCGGCCCACGATAGTCTCTTAACTACCCCCTCACCCCCAAGGTAGCCCTTCCCCTGCCCGCTCCCCGCCTATCAAGCATGTGCAGAAGCTCCACTCATCCCCCGTTCGCGTGCAGTCTTCGGACCCCACCTCtcacaccccctcctccccctgcttccTGCCCGTCTGAAGCACCACGCCGCCGCTCCggctccctgctcctccctcGCTGCGGCCCTTTCTCCAGGCGCGGGAAGTGGGAGACTCCCGGCGCGGAAAGGGAAAGGGGCAGCCAAAGAGGGAGGGTCGCCGCCGCGGCGCGTCCCGGAGCGAGGCGCGCGGCTCTGCACTCGCGTCCTCGTCTCTCCCGCCTCCTGGGCCTGGGTCCGAGAGGAATCTCCTCGGGGACCTCCTGGTGCCAGGAGTCGGGGCCGCGAACCTCAAagacctccccccgcccccatcccccaGCCTGGGATTGGGTGCGGTGTCTGGGATCTCTGAGCTTGGGTGATCAATTGGGGGTGGCATTTAGAGTCGCTGTGGTCCCTGACTTGGGAGAGGCGGTGGCTGCCTTCCacactccccgcccccgccctgcctTCCCGGTTTTCCCGACTCCGACCCTCGCCTCTAACCCGTTTCCTGCTTCTGCCGACCACATTGTTTTCCTGGATGTGTCCCACACCgagcagcctttttttttttcctgcagatcACTTCCCCCCCCTCCGACACTCCCCCCCCACCTCAACATTTTGCTGCCAAGAGAAGCTagtaaccaaaacaaaacaactggcAGGAGGGGCGGAGGGAAAGAAAAGTTGTGCCCGGGTGACTTGTCCCTTCCCGGCTTTGATCCCCTTTGAAGTCCAGGCAGTTGCCCCCGCCCGGGGTCGGGGGCCGCGTCGGAGGCAGGGCCGAGAGGGTTCCCTCCGGCTGCCGCTGCCCAACGTTGGCAAGGCTCGGGAGGCCACCGAGGTGTCGCAGTCCCCGCCCGGAATCCCGCGTTCCCGCCGCagtccccaccccaggcccacgAAGGCCGCTGCTCCAAAGTGTTTTCTTTTAGCCTTAAAACAAAATCCGGAGGGagcttccttcctccccacctcgcTGCGCAGGGCTCTGCGGGCCGGGCAGCGTTTGGCTGAGATGAATGGGCCCAGGCCAGACTGGGAGCGGCGTCCCTTACCCCACCCCCGCAGCGATTAGGATCTGCACTGGGGCTGATAGCCCCCTCCCCTTTTCCCTGCATTTACAGGCAAGTGAACCGGAGCAAACGACTTCCGATCCAGTCTGCGCTGCTGCGACTCCCGTTTGGGATTTGATTTGCAGCATCTTCGAGCCTGTGCAACAAAAACCCGCGAAACACGCCCAGCCCTCCCCCGGCACCCCGATACGCACCCACTCTCTCCCGGGGACCCAGCTGGGCGAGTCCACACCGCCGCACCCTCACACCATGTTGTGCGGAAGGACTTCCACTCCCAGCCTGTGTCGTTGATGTCAGACCCCAGGCCAGCCTTCGGGCGCTGCAGTTCTCCCGGCTAATGCTGAGGCTGCGGCTCGGGCTCTAGCACGGGAACCAGCCGCCGCCGCGCCCGGCCCCAGCGCCCACCGCCTGCATGTGCCCGCCGTAGCCGCCTGCCCAGCCCGCAGCCCGCGCTCCCCGGAGCGCTGGAGACCACCGCGGGGGGCCCCTTCTGCCCTCTGGAGAAACGGTCTTGGAGGTATTGATTTCGGCGGTTGGATTTTTCCCGTGGATCTATCAATTCACAATTCGAAtttggaagaaagaaggaaaacatgaCGTCTCCAGCCAAATTCAAAAAGGATAAGGAGATCATAGCAGAGTACGATACTCAGGTCAAAGGTAAGGGCTTTGAAAAATAGCATAATGCATCTTCTCTGTAGACCATGGAGACATACATTTCCCTGATTTGCAGGGTGTTCATTTCTTTGGGTGGAGCAGGTGGGGGCAGGCTGACCCTAGAAGTGGTTTCGTAGGTGGGTCTGCGCCTCCGAGGGATTGTCCGTGGCAGGGGCCACAGGCTCTGGAAAGGCATTTTCGGAGTGGACTTTACA
The sequence above is drawn from the Dama dama isolate Ldn47 chromosome 14, ASM3311817v1, whole genome shotgun sequence genome and encodes:
- the FAM72A gene encoding protein FAM72A isoform X2, whose translation is MSTSSCTFKDRRVSILCCKFCKQVLSSRGMKAVLLADTEIDLFSTDIPPTNAVDFIGRCYFTEICKCKLKDIACLKWCEFPTLGQLARGRREYR
- the FAM72A gene encoding protein FAM72A isoform X1 — translated: MSTSSCTFKDRRVSILCCKFCKQVLSSRGMKAVLLADTEIDLFSTDIPPTNAVDFIGRCYFTEICKCKLKDIACLKCGNIVGYHVIVPCCSCLLSCNNGHFWMFHSQAVYGINRLDSTGVNFLLWGNLPEVEENTDEDVLDISAEECIR